The segment TACACTTAATTTATTAAAAGAAAAAAATATTGCCATAACCAACTTTGGCCTCTTGCTTAATTATTTAAATTAGTTTACATTAAAAATAAATTATCATAGATAATGATAAAAAGGATAAAAAATGAAAACATTATTAGTTTATTTTAGTAACAAAGGCCACACCGCTAAGGTGGCAGAAGCTCTTGCAGGCCAAGTAGATGTATTAAAGCTAGAAAGCCTTAAGCCGTTTGGGAGCGGTTTTTTCTTTAATTTAAAGGCGAGCTTTGCCGCTATGACTGGAGCAAGTTGGCCTCTTAAAGAATATAATATTGATTATTCTGCTTACGAGCGTATTATTTTAGCCAGCCCTATTTGGGTAAGCCGCATTAATCCTTTAATGCGCACCTTTATTAAGGCAAACGCCGAGCAGCTTAAGACCAAAAAATTGGCTTTTATTACAGTATCGGGCGGGCCATTAACCAGTTTTGGCGATTTTACTAAAGTTTTTGGTGAACAGCCCAGCCTTAATTTATGGAGCAAAACCATTAAAGAACCTAACCTAGTTACCGCTTGGTACGCTACGCTTAGCGAATAACCTCTTTTAATCCCCTTTGTTTTGTTATGAAGGGGGATTAATTACCCCTTTAATACAGCAAATAAAAACTTAGTGTTATAATAGATAGGTAGATAAATATATATGTTGTTAATAAAAGAAAAATATGCTATAATATGGCCAATGGAGGTATTATTATGGGAAACATCTCGACTAGGCTTATTGCTAGCTTTGTTATTATCATAATAACTTTTATTGGCATAGCCCTTTACTATAGCGACACCTTTACCAAACTTGAGCACCTTCATTCCTCTAACCTCGATAACATTGTTATACGTTCAATACAGGTAATGGAAATTCATCAACAATTCACCGAATACCGCTGGTTTAATCGGAGTACCTTTTTTGACACAGACTGGCGCACCGAAAACGAAACTAACGAAGAAGTATGGCGTGCCGCCGAACTATTTACGACCAGCTTTTACCAACGTATCTTAGATGTTGCTGATATTTATATATTAAGTGTTATAACCGATGATTTACTTGATGATGAGGCCAGGGATACTAGAATGCAGCTTATGGGAGAGGTTGTGTTCAATATAAATACCTCCTTTAACCATATTACCCAGCGCTTTTTTTGGGACGGCGAAAGAACCTACAACTTTCAAGGTATTCCTAGCCTTCACGCCGATACCGCCGCTATTATTCAGGAGCTTGTTGGCCTTGCTGGTGAGATAAGAGATGAAATATCTACAAGAATTTTCTATATGCAAAGGCGAGCGCAAGTAACTTTAACAGCTTTGTTTGCTCTTATAATGTCTATAGTTATTGTAATGGCTTTTTCAACGATAAAAAGCTTTAGAAGCCGTATTAAAGAGGTAGAAGACAAAGTTGAAAAGATAAAGCAAGGCGATTTTACCAACTATCAAAATGGCAATAATGAAATTTCGCACCTCTTTATCGATGTTGTTACCATTTTCGACAAACTTATTAGCGATATAAAACTTGTTACCCTAAAGGGAACGGGGCAAGATTTTATTGATACTACCCCCTATCAAGGCAAATACCTTGAGGTAGCGCTCTCTGTAAATAATCTTACCAGTGAATTTACCGAAATACAAAGACAAGAAAAAGAGTCGAACGAACGCTTTAGGGTTATGCTAGATAGCGCCCCTATCGCTTGTTTTTTAATTACGAACGACTTTGTGGTGCTTGATTGTAACTACGAAGCCTCTAACTTATTTGGCCTTACCAATAAAGATAATCTTAACGCCGATATGGAACATATCGTTGGCACGCAAAAAAACCATAAGATATTGTTAGCTATTCTTAAGCGTGCCCTTTTAAATAAAGACAATAAATATTGCGAGCTAGAGTTACATACCCTAGATGATAAAATTATTCCTTGCGCTGTTTCGATGGTAAGCTTTAAACTGGGAAAAGAACAGGTAGTGGCCGCCTACTTTGCCAACCTTACCATCATAAAAGCTATAATGGAAGAGGAAAAAAGGGCGCTAGATGCCGAGCTAAACAGTTTAACTAAAAGTAAGTTTTTAGCGCGTATGAGCCACGAAATTCGTACGCCTATCTCTGCCGTTGTGGGAATATCCGAAATTCAGCTGCAAAACTCAAGCCTGCCGCTAGAGGTTGAAGAAGCCTTTGCCAAGATTTACAACAGCGGCCAAATCCTGCTAGGCATTGTCAACGACATCCTCGACCTCTCCAAAGTTGAAGCCGGCAAGATGGAGCTTATTAACAACCGATATGAGGTGGCCAGCGCGATTGCCGATACGATACAGCTTAACATTGTTTATATTGGCAGTAAACAATTAACCTTTGTGGTAGATGTTGACGAAAATATGCCGGCTTATCTTATAGGCGACGAGCTGCGTATTAAACAGATACTTACCAACTTGCTAAGTAATGCCGTAAAATACACCGAAAAGGGTTCGGTTACCTTTATGGTCTCATCTTTAGGTACCAATGATAAAGGCATAGCTACTATAAAAATAGATATTATCGATACCGGTTACGGCATGACCAAAAACCAGCAGAAGGCTTTATTTGATGAATACTCACGTTTTCATGAAAAAGAAAGCAGAACTATACAAGGCATCGGCTTAGGTATGCCTATCGCTTTAAACCTTTTAGAGGTTATGGGCGGCGCTATAGAGATAAACAGCGAGGTAAATAAGGGTACGCATATTACCTTGTTTATTCCTCAACAAGTTGATGGCGATAAAACTATCGGCCCAGAAACGGCAACGAATTTAAGAAAATTTAATACCGACAGCAGGTATCAGGCTAAAAAATTTAATTTTATTCCCGAGCGTATGCCCTATGGCCGTGTTCTGATTTTTGATGATATAGAGACCAATTTGTATGTAGCCAGCGGGTTAATAGGGCATTACAAAATTCAAACTGAAACCTGCAACAGCGGTGCGGCGGCTATTCACAAGGTGGAAGAAGGAAATGTTTACGATATTATCTTTATGGACCAAATGATGCCGCAGATGAATGGCACAGAGGCCGTAGCTATTATCCGCAAAAGGGGTTATACCGGGCCTATTGTGGCCCTTACCGCCAATGCGCTGGTGGGCCAAGCCGAAGAGTTTTTGAAGAACGGCTTTGATGGCTTTTTATCAAAACCCATACAAACGGCTCACCTTAACGGCGTGCTTAAAAAATTTATTAAAAATAGGTACCCGGAAGAGGCGGCAGCTATAGTACAGCAAAAACCGGAAGAAGCCGTTGATACCGAAGCCTTTTTAAAGGAATCGGGCTTTTACCTAAAAGCCTGTAAAGATTTTGTTCGCAGCCAAAAAGATATTATCGCTGAAATTACCGCCGCAGCAAAGACAAACGATTTTAAAACGGCCCATCGTTTAGCCCATACTTTAAAGGGCTTTGCCGGTATCCTTGAGGAGAAAACTTTGGCTGCCGCTGCCGCTAAAGTTGAAGCCGATTTAGCCCAAGAGATTATCAATGAAGATACTATAGCCCAGCTTAGCCAAGAAGTTACGTTGGCGCTGGCTAAAATTCAGAAAACTATCCCGGAAGATTTAACGGAGCAGCCGCAGGTGATATTAGATAAAGGCAAAGCTAAAGAGCTCTTTGACCGTTTAGCAAAGTTATTAGAGGCTAATAACTTTGGTGCGCTAGAATTTTGTGAAGAGCTTTTAACTATTCCGCAAAGCGCACAGCTTATCGAACAAATTGAAAATGTCGACTTTACCCTTGCAAGTAAAACACTTACGGAATTAAGAAAAACTTTGGAGGTATAACCATGACAAATTTAACTAATAAAAAACAATGCATTTTAATAATAGATGACAGCCCTGTACAACTAGCGGTGCTTGGCCATATACTAGCGCCTTCCTACGATGTTATGCTGGCTAAAAATGGCGAACTAGGCCTTAAATTGGCCGAAGAAAATAACATCGACCTTATCTTACTCGATTTAATTATGGAAGGTATGTCGGGCTTTGAGGTATTAGTTAAGTTTAAAGAATCGGCAAAAACACGGGCTATTCCCGTTATCTTTGTAACGGGCAGCGATAACATTGAGGACGAACAGAAGGGTTTACAACTTGGGGCAGTTGATTATATACGTAAACCCTTTATTGAAGAAATTGTTATCTTACGTGTGGGTTTACAGTTAAAGCTTATTAACCAAATGAAGACCATTGAAAATTTTAGCCTTACCGATAGCCTTACCGGTATTTGTAACCGCCACAGCTTTAATAAAACTATTCAAGAAATGTGGCTTACCGCCGCTGAAAGGCATGAACCTTTAAGTATGCTTGTCTTAGATATTGATAAATTTAAAAATTTTAATGATAAGCATGGCCATTTAAATGGCGATATTTGCCTAAAAACGGTAGCCCAAGCTATACAAAGTTATGTAGATGGCGGTAAAGGCCACGCTTTTAGGTGGGGCGGCGAAGAATTTGTCATACTCCTTCCTGCTACAGAGATAGACAAAGCCTTAACCATAGCCGAAGAAGTTAGAGAAAAAATTGCTGCCACACCGATACAGCTTAGGGAAGAAACTTGTTTTGTAACGGGAAGTATTGGGGCCGGCTCTATAAAGCCTACAGCTAATCTCAGCTTTGATGATGGCTTTAACAAATTTTACACCAATATCGATGAAGCTTTATACCAAGCCAAAGAGAATGGCCGTAACCGAGTTGAGCAAGCGCAAGTTTTATAGCTCTTTTATTATTTTTTGTAAAACACCGGCTGTTATTACCTCGCTAATATTCTCTACAAAGTGAATATTCTCTGGTTTATCACTAGCAAGACTGCCTCTTAAAATAATGGGCATTAAATCGTAGTCTAGTGAACCTCTATAAGTTGAAAGTACACAATATTCGGCGCAATAGCCGGTAATAATTAAGGTATCAATTTGTTCTTGCTGTAAATATTTAAGTAAATCGGTTTTATTAAAGCTATTACCATAGTGTTTAATTATACGTTTCTCTTCCGGTAATGGCTTTAATAAATCGATAACTTCAAAACCTGCCGTACCTTGCTCATTGCCGTCTTCTTTGTCTTCGTCTTGTATCCAAATAACTTTTTTATTATTTTCTCTAAATAAATCTAGTGCAAAATTAATGTAATCACTAGCCTTTTGCATAGATAACTCGGTTTCGCCCACATAAAAAGCTTTTTGCATATCAATTACTAACAAAGCTATTTTCATAAATTTTCCTTTTTTTACTTATTAAAAATTATATAATGAAGCGGCAAATAACTCCTTCACTTTAGCCTCATCATTTAATAATAATCCAATCAAAGTGCAGCTAAACTCGGCGGCCGTACCGGGCCCTCTACTAGTAATTAATTTACCATCTACCACTACCCTTTCCTCAAGGTAAGTACCAAAAGGCAGCATTAACTCTTTAAAGGCCCTGTTAGGAAAGCTGGTAAATTTTTTATCTTTAAGTAAATTTGTTTTACTAAGTACCACCGCCGGTGCGGCACAGATGGCCGCCACATAACCACCGTTTGCCGCTACCTCTTCTATAAAGCTTATAACCTTAGGGTTACCCGCTAAGTTAGCAGCGCTGGGCATACCACCCGGCGCTATTACAGCAACATAATTATTAGCTTTAATTTCATTTAGAAATAAATCGGCCACAAAAGTTATATGGTGATTACCGGCAACTTCTCTAACATTATTTGCGCTAATTAAATGCACTTCAAGGCCGGCACGCCGCAAAAAATCGGCCGGTGTAACGGCCTCTACTTCCTCAAAACCATCGGCTAATAATACAGCTACTTTAAGCATAACTATCCCCTAAAGCGAAAATTCGGCAATTTCATTATCTACCCATAACGACACGCGTTTGGTAGTAAATTTAATCACACAGTAATCGGGAGCAGTTTTATCGCCATAAATATCTTTAAACCAATCTAACCAGTATTTATCTTTGCTGGCTTGGTCGGTAAGCACTTCGGCCTCGCCCACAAGGGTGATGTTATCACTCTTAGTATAACAACAAATACTGGCCTTATTATTTTTTTGCAAACGTTTTTCTTTATTGGCCCCGATATTGGTAGTAAAGTAAAGCTCGGTAACGTTATCCGGCCTAACTAATGACACCGTCGAAACTGAAGGGAACCCATTTTCATCTATCACCCCCACACTAGCCGTAGTGCAGTTTTTAATAACATTATTTGCTTTTTCCAAAATTTTTTCATTCATAATATTTTTCCTTAATAATAAAGTTTATTAAATTGTAAATTCGGCAGCTTTGTCTTCTGCTCCAAAATATAAATTTGCTCTTTTAACAGTAAATTTAATAACACAGTAATTTGGGTCGGTTTTACCGCCGGTGTAATGCTCTATAAACCACTCTTGCCAGCATGTATCTTTAGTTGCTTGGTCAGTAAGCACTTCGGCCTCGCCCACAAAAGTAATGTTATTTTCCATATTGTAGTAAGATACACAGGCTTTATTACTTTTGGCTAAACGTCTTGCTTTATTACTATCGGTACTGGTAGTAAAATATAGCTCTGTAAGGCCTTCCATATCGGCCAACGATATAGCCGATGATGAAGGATAGCCGTTTTCATCTAACACCGCAAAACCCACATTGATGACCCCATATTCGGCATCTTTACTATCTTTAATAATTTTAATAGCCTTTTCCATCATTAATTTATCCATTTTAATTTCTCTCCTATAAATATTTATATTTAAAATAACGAGCTATCAACACCACTATCTTCTAGCAATTTCAAATGCTTATCTACTCTATCTTCAAAAATTTTAATAATTTCATCTGGATTACTATAAAGTTTTAAATAAAAATTGTCATTTAAATAATAAAGCCGTTGCTCAAAATTTTTATCACGAAAATTAGTTTTACTTAAATAATCATCTAAAGCCGGTATTCCTGTCTTATCAAAACCATATCTAAGACCAATTAACTCCTTATCATAGGTAAACCAAAGAGCAAGTTTTTTCCAGCTATGATGATAAAAATAAAACCACCAGCTGCCGTCCATAAAATAGTCAAGATGACTTGATAAAACCAAATTTTTTTTATCGGCTATATCTTGCATTAAAGGCACAAAACGCTC is part of the Spirochaetaceae bacterium genome and harbors:
- a CDS encoding flavodoxin domain-containing protein produces the protein MKTLLVYFSNKGHTAKVAEALAGQVDVLKLESLKPFGSGFFFNLKASFAAMTGASWPLKEYNIDYSAYERIILASPIWVSRINPLMRTFIKANAEQLKTKKLAFITVSGGPLTSFGDFTKVFGEQPSLNLWSKTIKEPNLVTAWYATLSE
- a CDS encoding ATP-binding protein, which translates into the protein MGNISTRLIASFVIIIITFIGIALYYSDTFTKLEHLHSSNLDNIVIRSIQVMEIHQQFTEYRWFNRSTFFDTDWRTENETNEEVWRAAELFTTSFYQRILDVADIYILSVITDDLLDDEARDTRMQLMGEVVFNINTSFNHITQRFFWDGERTYNFQGIPSLHADTAAIIQELVGLAGEIRDEISTRIFYMQRRAQVTLTALFALIMSIVIVMAFSTIKSFRSRIKEVEDKVEKIKQGDFTNYQNGNNEISHLFIDVVTIFDKLISDIKLVTLKGTGQDFIDTTPYQGKYLEVALSVNNLTSEFTEIQRQEKESNERFRVMLDSAPIACFLITNDFVVLDCNYEASNLFGLTNKDNLNADMEHIVGTQKNHKILLAILKRALLNKDNKYCELELHTLDDKIIPCAVSMVSFKLGKEQVVAAYFANLTIIKAIMEEEKRALDAELNSLTKSKFLARMSHEIRTPISAVVGISEIQLQNSSLPLEVEEAFAKIYNSGQILLGIVNDILDLSKVEAGKMELINNRYEVASAIADTIQLNIVYIGSKQLTFVVDVDENMPAYLIGDELRIKQILTNLLSNAVKYTEKGSVTFMVSSLGTNDKGIATIKIDIIDTGYGMTKNQQKALFDEYSRFHEKESRTIQGIGLGMPIALNLLEVMGGAIEINSEVNKGTHITLFIPQQVDGDKTIGPETATNLRKFNTDSRYQAKKFNFIPERMPYGRVLIFDDIETNLYVASGLIGHYKIQTETCNSGAAAIHKVEEGNVYDIIFMDQMMPQMNGTEAVAIIRKRGYTGPIVALTANALVGQAEEFLKNGFDGFLSKPIQTAHLNGVLKKFIKNRYPEEAAAIVQQKPEEAVDTEAFLKESGFYLKACKDFVRSQKDIIAEITAAAKTNDFKTAHRLAHTLKGFAGILEEKTLAAAAAKVEADLAQEIINEDTIAQLSQEVTLALAKIQKTIPEDLTEQPQVILDKGKAKELFDRLAKLLEANNFGALEFCEELLTIPQSAQLIEQIENVDFTLASKTLTELRKTLEV
- a CDS encoding diguanylate cyclase — translated: MTNLTNKKQCILIIDDSPVQLAVLGHILAPSYDVMLAKNGELGLKLAEENNIDLILLDLIMEGMSGFEVLVKFKESAKTRAIPVIFVTGSDNIEDEQKGLQLGAVDYIRKPFIEEIVILRVGLQLKLINQMKTIENFSLTDSLTGICNRHSFNKTIQEMWLTAAERHEPLSMLVLDIDKFKNFNDKHGHLNGDICLKTVAQAIQSYVDGGKGHAFRWGGEEFVILLPATEIDKALTIAEEVREKIAATPIQLREETCFVTGSIGAGSIKPTANLSFDDGFNKFYTNIDEALYQAKENGRNRVEQAQVL
- a CDS encoding isochorismatase family protein, which gives rise to MKIALLVIDMQKAFYVGETELSMQKASDYINFALDLFRENNKKVIWIQDEDKEDGNEQGTAGFEVIDLLKPLPEEKRIIKHYGNSFNKTDLLKYLQQEQIDTLIITGYCAEYCVLSTYRGSLDYDLMPIILRGSLASDKPENIHFVENISEVITAGVLQKIIKEL
- a CDS encoding DJ-1/PfpI family protein; this translates as MLKVAVLLADGFEEVEAVTPADFLRRAGLEVHLISANNVREVAGNHHITFVADLFLNEIKANNYVAVIAPGGMPSAANLAGNPKVISFIEEVAANGGYVAAICAAPAVVLSKTNLLKDKKFTSFPNRAFKELMLPFGTYLEERVVVDGKLITSRGPGTAAEFSCTLIGLLLNDEAKVKELFAASLYNF
- a CDS encoding pyridoxamine 5'-phosphate oxidase family protein; protein product: MNEKILEKANNVIKNCTTASVGVIDENGFPSVSTVSLVRPDNVTELYFTTNIGANKEKRLQKNNKASICCYTKSDNITLVGEAEVLTDQASKDKYWLDWFKDIYGDKTAPDYCVIKFTTKRVSLWVDNEIAEFSL
- a CDS encoding pyridoxamine 5'-phosphate oxidase family protein, with the translated sequence MDKLMMEKAIKIIKDSKDAEYGVINVGFAVLDENGYPSSSAISLADMEGLTELYFTTSTDSNKARRLAKSNKACVSYYNMENNITFVGEAEVLTDQATKDTCWQEWFIEHYTGGKTDPNYCVIKFTVKRANLYFGAEDKAAEFTI